One Alicyclobacillus acidoterrestris DNA window includes the following coding sequences:
- a CDS encoding TVP38/TMEM64 family protein, producing MDMEPRPRVYHRRRRNSDQRASGRKLNRTEGVLSTIALIVIFAILIVIFFRFDRSNELSRVIQSTGILGVVIAIVLMALLSILPVPSEFLMIVIMKIFGPWWGILLSWVGTMIAAIVTFLLARHVGRKLLRHFISEDRVDQISSWIGNRGIFGLIAVRIIPFPFIVVNYVAGVLRNIRLRDFIWTSAVGGIPYYIGAALVFLGVSKRYMTWLVIGAVALVTVWVAGYLFNRHVHSIKRFLH from the coding sequence ATGGATATGGAACCAAGGCCGCGAGTGTACCACAGGCGCCGACGCAATTCGGACCAGCGTGCTTCAGGACGGAAGTTGAACCGGACGGAGGGCGTCTTATCGACAATTGCCCTGATTGTGATTTTCGCGATTCTCATCGTTATTTTTTTCCGATTTGATCGCTCCAATGAACTGTCTCGCGTGATTCAGTCGACGGGTATTCTGGGTGTCGTCATCGCGATCGTTTTGATGGCGCTACTCAGCATTCTCCCTGTTCCGTCTGAGTTCTTGATGATTGTCATCATGAAAATTTTTGGTCCGTGGTGGGGAATCCTGCTTAGTTGGGTGGGCACGATGATTGCCGCCATTGTGACCTTTCTGCTTGCGCGACACGTTGGCCGAAAGTTGCTGCGTCACTTTATTTCGGAAGATCGGGTCGATCAGATTTCAAGTTGGATCGGAAATCGCGGCATTTTTGGCTTGATTGCCGTGCGTATTATTCCATTTCCGTTTATTGTCGTCAATTATGTTGCAGGTGTATTGCGAAATATTCGGCTGCGCGACTTTATTTGGACGTCGGCAGTGGGCGGAATCCCGTATTATATCGGCGCAGCCCTCGTGTTTCTAGGTGTCTCGAAGCGGTACATGACCTGGCTCGTGATTGGTGCCGTTGCACTCGTGACGGTGTGGGTGGCCGGTTACCTGTTCAATCGTCACGTTCACTCCATTAAGCGATTCTTACATTGA
- a CDS encoding flavin reductase family protein encodes MLALHPDELSPRDNYKFLIGSIIPRPVAFVTTKSAAGTLNAAPFSYFNIVSSAPPMISVSVQRVNGKQKDTARNAISANAFVVHICDADNVDYVNQTAASLGPEESEVERVGLTPVDSRVIDVPGVQEAKIRMECILEHALPLGGSAPTCDLLIGRVVQYHIQPDLYEDGRIDALRLNPVARLAGNDYVKLGEIFAMDRPK; translated from the coding sequence GTGCTGGCATTACATCCAGATGAACTGAGTCCTCGTGACAATTACAAATTTTTGATTGGAAGCATCATTCCGCGGCCCGTGGCATTTGTGACGACGAAGTCGGCGGCGGGCACATTAAATGCGGCTCCGTTCAGTTACTTCAATATTGTATCGTCGGCGCCGCCTATGATTTCCGTATCGGTGCAGCGGGTAAATGGTAAGCAGAAAGATACGGCTCGCAATGCCATATCTGCGAACGCGTTCGTGGTCCATATCTGTGATGCGGATAACGTGGATTACGTCAATCAGACGGCGGCGTCCCTTGGGCCGGAAGAAAGTGAAGTAGAGCGGGTGGGACTCACGCCGGTAGACAGTCGCGTGATTGATGTGCCCGGGGTGCAAGAGGCCAAAATTCGGATGGAGTGTATCCTCGAACACGCACTGCCACTAGGCGGAAGTGCGCCGACGTGCGATTTGTTGATTGGTCGGGTTGTTCAGTATCATATTCAGCCAGACCTTTATGAGGATGGGCGGATCGATGCGTTGCGGTTAAATCCGGTGGCGCGTTTGGCGGGCAACGATTATGTGAAGCTTGGTGAGATTTTTGCGATGGATCGACCAAAGTAA
- a CDS encoding DUF1284 domain-containing protein, whose translation MIHQQATYRLRGHHLLCLLGYRGMGYSPEYVQNMTQLHRRLREHPETLVTLVVGPDDLCAKFPETQPCHCHDATVMQRDSAVRQRLGVQTGETYHWSDITQRIQNHIVASDIATLCRTCSWRSYGVCEEGVERLHNGEGLVEVPDAVDETTHSTPKAKMNI comes from the coding sequence GTGATCCACCAACAAGCAACGTACCGCCTACGCGGACACCACTTATTATGTCTACTCGGTTATCGCGGCATGGGCTATTCGCCAGAATACGTACAAAACATGACACAACTTCACCGACGCTTGCGCGAACATCCGGAAACCCTCGTCACCCTCGTCGTCGGCCCGGACGATTTGTGCGCCAAATTTCCAGAGACGCAACCCTGCCACTGTCACGACGCCACAGTCATGCAACGCGATAGCGCCGTTCGACAACGCCTTGGCGTTCAAACCGGGGAGACCTATCATTGGTCGGACATCACACAACGAATTCAAAATCACATCGTTGCGTCAGACATCGCAACGCTATGCCGTACTTGCTCCTGGCGAAGCTACGGTGTGTGCGAAGAGGGTGTTGAACGCCTCCACAACGGCGAGGGTCTCGTCGAAGTGCCCGATGCGGTAGACGAAACAACCCACTCCACTCCAAAAGCCAAAATGAATATTTAA
- a CDS encoding IS1380 family transposase — translation MKQYNHTRSQFARKSSTIHTRYDLNAATSFGGASGLIDFVLGTGIDREFWVHGLRKGRNTQFHMDDIALTVIFGSLLGQERIFHFEDIEQDPLLKLKLDVPKLPDTTLLYKDLKRLGSDAGIKAIRSAHRQILRSLLPKGQGIVVDIDSSVETVYGAQQQSAVGYNPHHHGRASFHPLLAFDSLTGCCLYDELRSGDAHTSDGFADFYKAMKDQLPDGVNIRAVRMDKGFTGEKVFQILEQDQRDYVIKLKWTKRLAQLAQAPNLLWHCITESDREHCDVTSIMYQATSWDRPRRVVIVRRLDIDPQECLCADWLWEYEAIATTFDWSGEDVWHFYNFRGNAENHIKEAKYGFAIDRFSSQNFDANKALQGLKLLAYNLLLLYKHVALQPGVRQWTAGRLRRRLFHLPGILVRHARQWSIRLPVYAKHRSLIMLHAAT, via the coding sequence GTGAAACAATATAATCATACACGAAGTCAGTTTGCTCGTAAAAGCTCTACAATTCATACTCGCTACGATTTGAATGCCGCCACCTCCTTTGGCGGTGCAAGTGGTCTCATAGATTTCGTTTTGGGAACGGGTATTGACAGGGAGTTTTGGGTACATGGATTACGCAAGGGCAGAAACACCCAGTTCCACATGGACGATATTGCTCTGACCGTCATTTTCGGTTCCTTGCTGGGTCAGGAACGGATTTTCCACTTTGAGGACATCGAACAAGATCCCCTGTTGAAGCTGAAGTTGGACGTGCCGAAACTGCCTGATACGACTCTGTTGTATAAGGATCTGAAGCGGCTCGGTTCCGACGCTGGCATCAAAGCGATACGTTCGGCGCATAGACAAATCCTAAGGTCACTTCTCCCCAAAGGACAAGGCATCGTGGTCGATATCGACTCCTCTGTAGAGACTGTTTATGGCGCGCAGCAACAGTCCGCTGTTGGATATAATCCACACCATCACGGACGAGCGAGTTTCCATCCCTTGCTGGCGTTTGATTCACTCACTGGTTGTTGTCTCTATGATGAGTTGCGCTCTGGTGACGCCCATACATCAGATGGATTTGCGGATTTCTACAAGGCGATGAAAGACCAGTTGCCGGATGGCGTCAACATTCGTGCCGTCCGCATGGATAAAGGGTTTACCGGAGAAAAAGTGTTTCAGATATTGGAGCAAGATCAGCGGGATTACGTCATCAAACTGAAGTGGACCAAGCGACTCGCACAGTTGGCGCAAGCGCCAAATCTCCTCTGGCACTGCATCACAGAGAGTGACCGGGAACATTGTGACGTTACTTCCATCATGTATCAGGCAACATCCTGGGACAGGCCTCGGCGGGTCGTGATTGTGCGTCGCTTAGACATTGACCCCCAGGAGTGCCTGTGTGCGGATTGGCTCTGGGAATACGAGGCGATTGCCACAACGTTTGACTGGAGCGGCGAGGATGTATGGCACTTCTATAACTTTCGTGGTAACGCTGAGAATCACATCAAGGAAGCCAAATATGGATTTGCCATTGACCGATTCTCCAGCCAGAATTTCGATGCCAACAAAGCGCTGCAAGGTCTAAAGCTACTTGCGTATAATCTACTCCTGCTGTACAAGCACGTCGCGCTTCAACCAGGGGTGCGACAGTGGACCGCCGGACGGCTCAGACGAAGACTATTCCATCTACCTGGGATTCTAGTGCGTCATGCACGCCAGTGGAGCATTCGTCTTCCCGTGTATGCAAAGCATCGGTCGTTGATCATGCTTCATGCCGCCACGTAG